The proteins below come from a single Branchiostoma floridae strain S238N-H82 chromosome 5, Bfl_VNyyK, whole genome shotgun sequence genomic window:
- the LOC118416422 gene encoding pro-thyrotropin-releasing hormone-like: MASDGARDDKRQSPGKRQSPGKRQSPGKRQSPGKRDDAETGLPQGLPFDPLFYSAFGESSTDKRQSPGKRQSPGKRQSPGKRQSPGKRQSPGKRQSPGKRGGELSAAAAGQGAYAPAGSRKDWTEKPAIYTTFPAGF, from the coding sequence ATGGCGTCGGACGGGGCCCGAGACGACAAGAGGCAGAGTCCGGGGAAACGACAGAGTCCGGGGAAACGTCAGAGTCCGGGGAAACGGCAAAGTCCGGGAAAAAGAGATGATGCCGAAACAGGTCTGCCTCAGGGGCTTCCCTTCGACCCGCTGTTCTACTCGGCTTTCGGTGAGTCCAGCACAGACAAGCGACAGAGTCCGGGGAAACGGCAGAGTCCGGGGAAACGACAAAGTCCGGGGAAACGTCAGAGTCCGGGGAAACGGCAGAGTCCGGGGAAACGGCAAAGTCCCGGGAAGAGGGGCGGGGAGCTGAGCGCAGCGGCGGCGGGGCAGGGAGCGTACGCGCCCGCCGGCAGTCGGAAGGACTGGACGGAGAAACCTGCGATCTATACGACCTTCCCGGCTGGGTTCTGA
- the LOC118415108 gene encoding glutenin, high molecular weight subunit DX5-like translates to MAAHLCILLLLTAIRLAHGAEPAHGAEPAHGAEPAHGAEPAHGAEPGPLAHGAEPAHGAEPGPLAHGAEPAHGAEPGPLAPWPDTEAPRERDSGTTREPWERALLEDMARVLGALALYDADMEVMNQEETSPPFTHGGAELGQLLTDSFLLQSTDKRQSPGKRQSPGKRQSPGKRQSPGKRQSPGKRQSPGKRGDDEITLPMGLR, encoded by the exons ATGGCGGCCCACCTGTGCATCCTGCTCCTCCTGACAGCCATCCGCCTGGCCCACGGAGCCGAACCTGCCCACGGAGCCGAACCTGCCCACGGAGCCGAACCTGCCCACGGAGCCGAACCTGCCCACGGAGCCGAACCCGGCCCGCTGGCCCACGGAGCCGAACCTGCCCACGGAGCCGAACCCGGCCCGCTGGCCCACGGAGCCGAACCTGCCCACGGAGCCGAACCCGGCCCACTGGCTCCATGGCCAGACACAGAAGCCCCGCGGGAACGAGACTCGGGCACGACACGGGAACCCTGGGAACGTGCTTTGTTGGAAGACATGGCCCGCGTACTGGGGGCTCTGGCTTTGTATGACGCAGACATGGAAG TCATGAACCAGGAAGAGACGTCACCGCCCTTCACACACGGGGGTGCGGAGTTGGGACAACTTCTGACGGACAGTTTCTTACTCCAGAGTACAGACAAACGCCAGAGTCCGGGGAAACGGCAGAGTCCGGGGAAACGGCAGAGTCCGGGGAAACGGCAGAGTCCGGGGAAGCGGCAGAGTCCGGGGAAACGGCAGAGTCCAGGCAAAAGAGGTGATGACGAAATAACCCTGCCTATGGGGCTTCGCTAA